One Herpetosiphonaceae bacterium genomic window carries:
- a CDS encoding lysylphosphatidylglycerol synthase transmembrane domain-containing protein: MAWLKRHWRLILGIVCIGLLIAIVATQRGELVEVGRILRMANPAWLAAALIVQSLVYLCFASVYWRSLRLLGYHVRLLSLYGVAFVAIFLGRVFPAGGTSTFAFLLYQLRRRGIPDGTGAVTVTLDGLSYLIGFFILLSSGFVYLFTHGDLKVNQVLIVALLTLLIMALGMYVWGLSRDRTLLTKRALDLKNWLSRILRRNWGDTQVLSFIAELYEGAALISRDRIGFVQLVALHVLALLLDCITLLLLFWSVGVWPHFSVVLLGYSLAYFLSTISSLPGGGGSFELTMTATMATLGLDHALALSVTLLYRLLAFWLPLFVSAMIYRRVHYHNDEPPKRREIVPVPVRD, translated from the coding sequence ATGGCGTGGCTCAAGCGCCATTGGCGATTGATACTTGGGATTGTCTGTATTGGGCTGCTCATCGCGATTGTTGCCACGCAGCGAGGAGAGCTGGTCGAGGTCGGGCGCATCCTGCGGATGGCGAATCCGGCCTGGCTGGCCGCCGCGCTGATCGTCCAGAGCCTCGTGTACCTGTGCTTTGCGTCGGTGTACTGGCGTAGCCTGCGGCTGCTGGGCTACCATGTGCGCCTGCTGTCGTTGTATGGCGTTGCCTTCGTGGCGATCTTTCTGGGGCGCGTCTTTCCCGCCGGAGGCACCAGCACCTTCGCCTTCCTGCTCTACCAACTGCGGCGGCGCGGCATTCCAGACGGCACGGGCGCGGTCACGGTGACGCTCGACGGTCTTTCCTACCTGATCGGCTTTTTTATCCTCTTGTCCAGCGGCTTCGTCTATCTCTTCACCCACGGCGATCTCAAGGTCAATCAGGTGCTGATCGTCGCGCTGCTGACGCTGCTGATTATGGCGCTGGGCATGTACGTGTGGGGCCTCTCCCGCGACCGGACGCTGCTGACCAAGCGGGCGCTCGATCTGAAAAACTGGCTCTCGCGCATCCTGCGGCGTAACTGGGGCGATACCCAGGTGCTTTCGTTTATCGCCGAGCTGTACGAAGGCGCGGCGCTGATCAGCCGCGATCGGATCGGCTTTGTCCAGCTGGTCGCGCTGCATGTATTGGCGCTGCTGCTCGACTGTATCACGCTGCTGCTGCTGTTCTGGTCGGTGGGTGTGTGGCCGCACTTCTCGGTAGTGCTGCTGGGCTATAGCCTGGCCTACTTCCTGAGCACGATCTCGTCGCTGCCCGGCGGCGGCGGCTCGTTCGAGCTGACGATGACCGCGACGATGGCGACGCTCGGCCTCGATCACGCGCTGGCGCTCTCGGTAACGCTGCTGTACCGGCTGCTGGCCTTCTGGCTGCCGCTCTTCGTCTCGGCGATGATCTACCGGCGCGTCCACTACCATAACGACGAGCCGCCTAAACGGCGCGAAATTGTGCCGGTTCCGGTTCGGGACTAG
- a CDS encoding dienelactone hydrolase family protein, which yields MRDTLNDMQLYLIDEFVEAYQEGHMSRRDALRRIAAITGSLTLATSILAACGAVEPTSSGASPPASQQPAASASPAASASPAASQQPTSSPDPAVSVPENDPGIEARMVEFPGEGATLMGYLARPTGEGPFPVILVCHENRGLTDHIKDVTRRVAKAGYVGLAVDLLSRQGGTAAVADPAQIPGALGQAPEGQPVQDFQSGLRYAQSQPFVDKAKVGMVGFCYGGGVTWRVATKTSELRAAVPFYGPAPAIADVPGIQAAVLAIYGELDQRINAGIPEIEAAMQQNNKTFEKQIYPGANHAFHNDTGRNYKPDAAKDAWAKTVAWFDRYVKA from the coding sequence ATGCGTGACACGTTGAACGACATGCAGTTGTACTTGATCGACGAGTTTGTCGAAGCGTACCAGGAAGGGCACATGTCCCGCCGAGATGCCCTGCGCCGCATCGCAGCGATCACCGGCAGCCTGACGCTCGCGACATCGATCCTGGCTGCCTGTGGCGCAGTGGAGCCAACATCGAGCGGCGCAAGCCCACCCGCAAGTCAGCAGCCTGCGGCATCTGCCAGTCCTGCGGCATCTGCCAGTCCTGCGGCAAGTCAGCAGCCCACGTCATCGCCCGATCCCGCCGTCAGCGTTCCAGAAAACGATCCTGGTATTGAAGCTCGCATGGTTGAGTTTCCAGGCGAAGGCGCGACGCTGATGGGCTATCTCGCCAGGCCGACCGGCGAGGGACCCTTCCCGGTCATCCTGGTCTGCCACGAGAATCGCGGCCTGACCGATCATATCAAGGACGTGACGCGCCGGGTGGCGAAAGCCGGATACGTTGGACTGGCGGTTGACCTGCTCTCACGACAGGGGGGCACGGCGGCGGTCGCCGACCCGGCCCAAATTCCTGGCGCGCTCGGCCAGGCCCCAGAGGGACAGCCGGTTCAGGATTTCCAAAGCGGCCTGCGCTACGCGCAGAGTCAGCCATTTGTAGACAAAGCGAAGGTGGGGATGGTTGGCTTCTGCTACGGCGGCGGCGTAACCTGGCGAGTCGCGACCAAAACATCGGAGCTGCGGGCGGCAGTTCCGTTCTACGGGCCAGCGCCAGCCATCGCCGACGTGCCGGGTATTCAGGCGGCAGTGCTGGCGATCTATGGCGAGCTGGATCAGCGAATCAATGCGGGCATTCCAGAGATCGAGGCGGCCATGCAGCAGAATAACAAAACCTTCGAGAAGCAGATCTATCCGGGCGCTAACCATGCCTTCCACAACGATACCGGTCGTAACTACAAGCCCGATGCCGCAAAGGATGCCTGGGCTAAAACCGTAGCGTGGTTCGATCGATACGTCAAAGCGTAA